A DNA window from Sphingomonas changnyeongensis contains the following coding sequences:
- the galE gene encoding UDP-glucose 4-epimerase GalE: protein MSRPHILVTGGAGYIGSHAVLALLDAGYPVIVLDNLITGFDWAVDPRATLIVGDIADSGMVAEVLHAHDIQAIMHFAGSILVAESVADPLKYYRNNTAASASLVETALKAGIRHLLFSSTAATYGQPPVSPIPETAPTVPINPYGRSKLMTEQMLADAARAHPLNHCALRYFNVAGADPHGRSGQSSAVATHLIKIAAEAAIGLRDQIAVFGSDYPTADGTCVRDYIHVSDLASAHLHALERLMAVPDENLVLNCGYGRGFSVLEVLDAVDRVTGRAIPRVMADRRPGDPPELVADNRAILSTLPWRPAHDDLEAIIADAIAWETRLAARRAGRAAA from the coding sequence ATGTCCAGGCCCCATATCCTCGTCACCGGCGGCGCCGGCTATATCGGCAGCCACGCGGTGCTCGCCCTGCTCGATGCCGGCTATCCGGTGATCGTCCTCGACAATCTGATCACCGGATTCGACTGGGCGGTCGATCCGCGTGCCACGCTGATCGTCGGCGACATCGCCGATTCCGGGATGGTCGCTGAGGTGCTGCACGCGCATGACATTCAGGCGATCATGCATTTCGCCGGATCGATCCTGGTGGCGGAATCGGTCGCCGATCCGCTCAAATATTACCGCAACAACACGGCCGCCTCGGCCAGCCTGGTCGAGACCGCGCTCAAGGCGGGGATCCGCCACCTGCTCTTCTCCTCGACCGCCGCCACCTATGGCCAGCCGCCGGTGTCGCCGATTCCGGAGACCGCGCCGACCGTGCCGATCAACCCCTATGGCCGGTCGAAGCTGATGACCGAGCAGATGCTGGCCGATGCCGCCCGCGCCCATCCGCTCAATCATTGCGCGCTGCGCTATTTCAACGTCGCGGGCGCCGATCCGCACGGCCGGTCGGGCCAGTCGAGCGCGGTCGCCACCCATCTGATCAAGATCGCGGCCGAAGCGGCAATCGGCCTGCGCGATCAGATCGCCGTGTTCGGCAGCGATTATCCGACCGCCGACGGCACCTGTGTGCGCGATTACATCCATGTCAGCGATCTTGCGTCCGCCCATCTGCACGCGCTCGAACGGCTGATGGCGGTGCCGGACGAGAATCTGGTCCTGAACTGCGGCTATGGCCGAGGCTTTTCGGTGCTCGAAGTGCTCGACGCCGTCGACCGGGTGACCGGCCGGGCGATTCCGCGCGTGATGGCGGACCGCCGCCCCGGCGACCCGCCCGAGCTGGTGGCCGACAATCGCGCGATCCTGTCCACCCTGCCCTGGCGGCCCGCGCACGACGATCTGGAGGCGATCATCGCCGACGCGATCGCGTGGGAAACCCGGCTCGCCGCGCGCCGCGCCGGGCGGGCGGCGGCCTAG
- the bioB gene encoding biotin synthase BioB, with product MSALVELMDTGVRRDWTRAEIAALFDLPFTELLFRAATVHRAHHAPDQVQLCTLLSIKTGGCPEDCGYCSQSVKADSGVEATKLMDVQAVLQRAAEARDAGSQRFCMGAAWRNPKDRDMPRIVEIVKGVRAMGLETCMTLGMLTPEQAAMLAEAGLDYYNHNIDSSPEYYERVITTRTMADRLDTLANVRAAGINVCSGGIVGMGETREDRVGFIHTLATLEQHPESVPVNALVPVKGTVLGDMLADTPMARIDDIEFVRTVAVARITMPMSMVRLSAGRESMSDATQALCFLAGANSIFTGDRLLTAPNAGDDADGALFARLGLTALAGEEPMRAARAGGCAGSCAGVAEVEAGVAA from the coding sequence ATGAGCGCGCTCGTGGAGCTTATGGACACTGGCGTGCGCCGCGACTGGACGCGCGCGGAAATCGCCGCGCTGTTCGACCTGCCGTTTACCGAGCTGCTGTTCCGCGCCGCGACCGTCCACCGCGCGCATCATGCGCCCGATCAGGTGCAGCTGTGCACATTGCTGTCGATCAAGACCGGCGGCTGCCCGGAGGATTGCGGCTATTGTTCGCAGAGCGTGAAGGCCGACAGCGGCGTCGAGGCGACAAAGCTGATGGACGTGCAGGCGGTGCTGCAGCGCGCGGCCGAGGCCAGAGACGCCGGCTCGCAGCGTTTCTGCATGGGGGCGGCCTGGCGCAATCCCAAGGACCGCGACATGCCCCGGATCGTCGAGATCGTGAAGGGCGTCCGCGCGATGGGGCTGGAGACGTGCATGACGCTCGGCATGCTGACGCCGGAACAGGCGGCGATGCTGGCCGAGGCGGGGCTTGATTATTACAACCACAATATCGACAGCAGCCCGGAATATTATGAGCGGGTGATCACCACCCGGACGATGGCCGACCGTCTGGATACGCTGGCAAATGTGCGCGCGGCGGGGATCAATGTCTGCTCGGGCGGCATTGTCGGCATGGGCGAGACGCGCGAGGACCGGGTCGGCTTCATCCACACGCTGGCGACGCTGGAACAGCATCCCGAAAGCGTGCCGGTCAACGCGCTGGTGCCAGTCAAGGGCACGGTGCTGGGCGACATGCTGGCCGACACGCCGATGGCCAGGATCGACGATATCGAGTTCGTCCGCACCGTGGCGGTGGCGCGCATCACCATGCCGATGAGCATGGTCCGCCTGTCGGCGGGCCGCGAGAGCATGAGCGATGCGACCCAGGCCCTGTGCTTCCTGGCCGGCGCCAACAGCATCTTCACCGGCGACCGGCTGCTGACCGCGCCCAATGCCGGCGACGATGCCGATGGCGCGCTGTTCGCGCGGCTGGGGCTGACGGCGCTTGCCGGGGAGGAGCCGATGCGCGCCGCGCGCGCCGGGGGCTGTGCGGGAAGCTGTGCCGGCGTGGCCGAAGTTGAGGCCGGGGTCGCGGCCTAG
- a CDS encoding enoyl-CoA hydratase-related protein: MSAFETILTARDGDVLTITLNRPDRLNAAPPEMFTEIRAALADLGGARAVLFASTGRAFCSGADLAGGLDRGGDPAEATHQALSTAYNPTMQAIARLDVPVVSAVRGPAAGIGCSLALAADFCVASDTAYFLQAFVNIGLVPDGGASWMLPRLIGKARAAEMMMLGERVPAQTALDWGMIHKVVPDQELDEAARALAMRLAAGPTRALGAMRRALIGALETDYAAAMAAEADAQRDMRRTQDSVEGGMAFLAKRRPAFTGR; encoded by the coding sequence ATGAGCGCCTTCGAGACGATCCTCACCGCCCGGGACGGCGATGTGCTGACCATCACCCTCAACCGGCCCGACCGGCTGAACGCCGCGCCGCCGGAAATGTTCACCGAGATCCGCGCCGCGCTGGCCGATCTCGGCGGCGCGCGGGCGGTGCTGTTCGCCAGCACCGGCCGGGCCTTTTGCTCGGGCGCGGATCTGGCGGGCGGGCTCGATCGGGGCGGCGACCCCGCCGAAGCGACGCATCAGGCGCTGTCGACTGCCTATAACCCCACGATGCAGGCGATCGCCCGTCTGGACGTGCCGGTGGTGAGCGCGGTGCGCGGCCCGGCCGCCGGCATCGGGTGCAGCCTGGCGCTCGCGGCTGATTTCTGTGTCGCCAGCGACACCGCCTATTTCCTGCAGGCGTTCGTCAATATCGGGCTGGTGCCCGATGGCGGCGCGAGCTGGATGCTGCCGCGTCTGATCGGCAAGGCGCGCGCGGCGGAGATGATGATGCTCGGCGAACGGGTGCCGGCGCAGACCGCGCTCGACTGGGGCATGATCCACAAGGTCGTGCCCGATCAGGAGCTGGACGAGGCGGCGCGGGCGCTCGCCATGCGCCTTGCCGCCGGGCCGACCCGCGCGCTCGGTGCGATGCGCCGGGCGCTGATCGGCGCGCTCGAGACCGACTATGCCGCCGCGATGGCCGCCGAGGCCGATGCCCAGCGCGACATGCGCCGCACGCAGGATTCGGTTGAAGGCGGCATGGCGTTTCTGGCCAAGCGCCGCCCGGCCTTTACCGGCCGGTGA
- the mce gene encoding methylmalonyl-CoA epimerase, translating into MKLGRLNHVGVATPSIEASIAFYRDVMGATKIHDPFDLPAQGVKVCFVDTPNTQIELIEPLGESSPIHGFLAKNPAGGQHHLCYEVPDIHAAKAWFEAKGAKVLGEPRIGAHGTPIFFVHPKDMGGVLTEIMESPKGDAGH; encoded by the coding sequence ATGAAACTGGGCCGGCTCAACCATGTCGGCGTCGCCACCCCGTCGATCGAGGCGTCGATCGCCTTTTACCGCGACGTCATGGGCGCAACGAAGATCCACGATCCCTTCGACCTGCCCGCGCAGGGCGTCAAAGTGTGCTTCGTCGACACGCCCAACACCCAGATCGAGCTGATCGAGCCGCTCGGCGAGAGCTCGCCCATTCACGGCTTTCTGGCGAAGAACCCGGCGGGCGGGCAGCATCATCTGTGCTATGAAGTGCCCGACATCCATGCCGCCAAGGCGTGGTTCGAGGCCAAGGGGGCCAAGGTGCTCGGCGAGCCGCGCATCGGCGCGCACGGCACGCCGATCTTCTTCGTCCATCCCAAGGACATGGGCGGCGTGCTCACCGAGATCATGGAAAGCCCGAAGGGCGACGCCGGGCATTGA
- a CDS encoding acyl-CoA carboxylase subunit beta, which translates to MQTILDQLEQRRAAARLGGGQKRIDAQHAKGKLTARERIEVLLDPGSFEELDMYVEHNCVDFGMEAQRIPGDGVVTGSGTVNGRLVFVFSQDFTVFGGSLSERHAQKICKIMDMAMKVGAPVIGLNDSGGARIQEGVASLGGYAEVFQRNVLASGVVPQLSLIMGPCAGGAVYSPAMTDFIFMVKDSSYMFVTGPDVVKTVTNEVVTQEELGGAITHTTRSGVADMAFENDIDALLAARDFIDFLPLSNREPVPERPTTDPWDRTDDSLDTLVPASATQPYDMHELIAKVVDEGDFFELQPGHAGNIIIGFGRIEGRTVGIVANQPMVLAGCLDINSSKKAGRFVRFCDAFDIPIVTFVDVPGFLPGVAQEHSGIIKHGAKLLFAYAEATVPKITVITRKAYGGAYDVMASKHLRGDLNYAWPTAEIAVMGAKGAVEIIFRGKTPEEIAERTAEYEARFANPFVAASKGFVDEVIMPHSTRRRIALGLRKLRNKQLENPWKKHDNIPL; encoded by the coding sequence ATGCAGACCATCCTCGACCAACTCGAACAGCGGCGTGCGGCCGCCCGGCTCGGCGGCGGCCAGAAGCGCATCGACGCGCAGCACGCCAAGGGCAAGCTGACCGCGCGCGAGCGGATCGAGGTGCTGCTCGATCCCGGCTCGTTCGAGGAGCTCGACATGTATGTCGAGCATAACTGCGTCGATTTCGGGATGGAGGCGCAGCGCATCCCCGGCGACGGCGTCGTCACCGGATCGGGCACCGTCAATGGCCGGCTGGTGTTCGTGTTCAGCCAGGATTTCACCGTGTTCGGCGGCTCGCTGTCCGAACGCCATGCCCAGAAGATCTGCAAGATCATGGACATGGCGATGAAGGTCGGCGCGCCTGTGATCGGTCTCAACGATTCGGGCGGCGCGCGCATCCAGGAAGGCGTCGCCTCGCTCGGCGGCTATGCAGAGGTGTTCCAGCGCAACGTGCTCGCCTCGGGCGTGGTGCCGCAGCTGTCGCTGATCATGGGGCCGTGCGCGGGCGGTGCCGTCTATTCGCCGGCGATGACCGACTTCATCTTCATGGTGAAGGACAGCTCCTACATGTTCGTGACCGGTCCCGACGTGGTCAAGACCGTCACCAACGAGGTGGTGACCCAGGAGGAGCTGGGCGGGGCCATCACCCACACGACCCGGTCGGGCGTGGCCGACATGGCGTTTGAAAACGACATCGATGCGCTGCTCGCCGCGCGCGACTTCATCGATTTCCTGCCGCTGTCGAACCGCGAGCCGGTGCCCGAGCGTCCGACCACCGACCCGTGGGACCGGACCGACGACAGCCTCGACACGCTGGTGCCGGCAAGCGCGACCCAGCCCTATGACATGCACGAGCTGATCGCCAAGGTCGTCGACGAGGGCGATTTCTTCGAGCTGCAGCCCGGCCATGCCGGCAACATCATCATCGGCTTCGGCCGTATCGAGGGGCGCACCGTCGGCATCGTCGCCAACCAGCCGATGGTGCTCGCCGGCTGTCTGGACATCAACAGCTCCAAAAAGGCCGGGCGCTTCGTGCGTTTCTGCGACGCGTTCGACATTCCGATCGTGACTTTCGTCGACGTGCCCGGCTTCCTGCCCGGCGTCGCGCAGGAACATTCGGGCATCATCAAGCATGGCGCAAAGCTGCTCTTCGCCTATGCCGAGGCGACGGTGCCCAAGATCACGGTCATCACCCGCAAGGCCTATGGCGGCGCTTATGACGTGATGGCGTCCAAGCATCTGCGCGGCGACCTGAATTATGCCTGGCCGACCGCCGAGATCGCGGTGATGGGGGCCAAGGGCGCGGTCGAGATCATCTTCCGGGGCAAGACGCCGGAGGAAATCGCCGAGCGGACCGCTGAATATGAAGCGCGCTTCGCCAACCCGTTTGTCGCCGCGTCGAAGGGCTTTGTCGACGAGGTGATCATGCCGCATTCCACGCGCCGGCGGATCGCGCTCGGCCTCAGGAAGCTGCGCAACAAGCAGCTCGAGAACCCGTGGAAGAAACACGACAATATCCCGCTGTGA